One window from the genome of Mycobacteriales bacterium encodes:
- a CDS encoding molybdopterin molybdotransferase MoeA yields the protein MTSTPARPRTETPPPTAPERDPSSVAVEHVRADTDAVAAEPVGEAFRTWVRACARAGWSAVGGTETVAVASARGRVTAEPVRARWSVPAYRAAAMDGIAVTTAGIDAQTRAGGAIASDPAVVRLSPEQFDHVDTGDPVPEDRDAVVMRELVTLTASGHAELSAPAVAGRHIRPVGEDIEAGAVVLPAGHRVRPADAAALAAAGHVSILVRRRPNVAILPTGDEIRPVGATLAPGQILDTNSIMLAGLAEEAGCLTETLPIVPDVPDQIAAAVAAAAREADLVLVIAGSSAGRDDHTSSVIGQLGRVAVHGVAMRPGHPVVLGVLGGSEDDADSPGLSGIDDNVGDGAGAVAAVEPKGPLPQVRPGTPAVPVVGIPGYPASAERAFTCFVRPMLHRILDTGAVGGVEYGVPARLAGPIVSAEHLDEYVRVRLARVVAPRTGHATLVAVALPRGAGALNTLVQTEAILRIPAGDTGYPAGATVRPVPVEGAAFATGTTIVTGLRSPATDALADLLGADLPVAAVHWHTLGEHSAVEALADGLCHAAAVLVDVAGALPDEHLAAGLVERLGPITLLELARVGAQAEMLVVPAAAFDSRAVEQLRTALSSMGYRRALRRLAGYSGRGAGHETWHGPAAPPASANPTTAPSVPANGATQCATR from the coding sequence GTGACATCCACCCCGGCGCGACCCCGAACCGAGACCCCTCCGCCGACGGCCCCCGAGCGTGACCCGTCGTCCGTCGCGGTCGAGCACGTGCGCGCCGATACCGACGCCGTCGCGGCTGAGCCGGTCGGCGAAGCGTTCCGTACCTGGGTGCGCGCGTGTGCCCGCGCCGGCTGGAGCGCGGTCGGGGGTACGGAGACCGTCGCTGTCGCCTCGGCACGGGGTCGGGTCACCGCCGAACCGGTGCGCGCACGCTGGTCGGTTCCGGCGTACCGCGCGGCGGCGATGGACGGCATCGCGGTCACCACCGCCGGCATCGATGCGCAGACCCGCGCAGGCGGCGCGATCGCCAGTGATCCCGCGGTGGTCAGGCTGTCGCCGGAGCAGTTCGACCACGTCGACACCGGAGACCCGGTACCCGAGGACCGCGACGCGGTCGTCATGCGGGAACTGGTGACGCTCACTGCCAGCGGCCACGCGGAGCTCAGCGCCCCGGCCGTCGCCGGCCGCCACATCCGCCCGGTCGGAGAGGACATCGAGGCCGGCGCGGTCGTGCTCCCGGCCGGGCACCGGGTCCGGCCGGCCGATGCGGCCGCCCTCGCCGCCGCCGGGCACGTGAGCATCCTGGTCAGGCGTCGGCCGAATGTCGCGATCCTGCCCACCGGTGACGAAATCCGTCCGGTCGGGGCGACCCTGGCACCAGGACAGATCCTCGACACCAACTCGATCATGCTCGCGGGGCTGGCCGAGGAGGCCGGCTGCCTGACCGAGACGCTGCCCATCGTCCCCGACGTACCCGACCAGATCGCCGCCGCGGTCGCCGCCGCGGCGAGAGAGGCGGACCTCGTGCTGGTCATCGCCGGATCCAGTGCCGGGCGCGACGACCACACCTCCTCGGTCATCGGGCAGCTGGGGCGGGTGGCGGTGCACGGGGTGGCGATGCGTCCCGGTCATCCGGTTGTCCTCGGGGTGCTCGGCGGTAGCGAAGACGACGCGGACAGCCCCGGGCTCTCCGGCATCGACGACAACGTCGGGGACGGCGCCGGTGCCGTTGCCGCGGTCGAGCCGAAGGGCCCGCTGCCGCAGGTCCGGCCCGGGACACCGGCGGTTCCCGTGGTGGGGATCCCCGGGTACCCGGCCTCGGCGGAGCGAGCCTTCACCTGCTTCGTTCGCCCCATGCTCCATCGCATCCTCGACACCGGAGCCGTCGGCGGGGTGGAGTACGGCGTCCCGGCCCGCCTGGCCGGCCCGATCGTCTCCGCCGAGCATCTCGACGAGTATGTGCGGGTGCGGCTCGCCCGGGTCGTCGCCCCACGCACGGGGCACGCCACGCTCGTCGCTGTCGCACTGCCGAGGGGAGCGGGTGCCCTGAACACACTCGTGCAGACCGAGGCGATCCTGCGGATCCCCGCCGGCGACACCGGCTATCCCGCCGGCGCCACCGTGCGCCCGGTGCCGGTCGAGGGCGCGGCCTTCGCCACCGGCACCACCATCGTCACCGGGCTTCGTTCCCCGGCGACCGACGCCCTCGCCGACCTGCTCGGCGCCGACCTGCCGGTCGCCGCGGTGCACTGGCACACCCTCGGCGAACACTCCGCCGTGGAAGCCCTGGCCGACGGGCTCTGTCACGCCGCCGCAGTCCTGGTCGATGTTGCGGGCGCGCTCCCCGATGAGCACCTCGCCGCCGGGCTGGTCGAGCGCCTCGGCCCCATCACGCTGCTCGAACTCGCCCGCGTCGGGGCGCAGGCCGAGATGCTCGTCGTACCCGCCGCCGCGTTCGACAGCCGCGCGGTCGAACAACTGCGCACGGCGCTCAGCTCGATGGGCTACCGGCGGGCGCTGCGCCGGCTCGCCGGCTACTCGGGGCGCGGCGCCGGGCACGAAACATGGCACGGCCCGGCGGCACCCCCGGCGAGCGCCAACCCGACAACCGCACCTTCGGTCCCGGCGAACGGAGCCACCCAATGTGCTACACGGTGA
- a CDS encoding response regulator transcription factor has translation MSTVLIADDHPLVAHGIERVLAATSEFTVIAACYSGKDTLEVAERTRPDLILLDVRLGDLNGSDVCRELGTSTPAAKIVMLTAFDDTENLRRCLEAGAAGVLLKGTLDLDLVQALRDVRDGRLVVDAGIARALETASGLLKTDGASYPQLRPREVDVLR, from the coding sequence ATGAGCACCGTGCTGATCGCCGACGACCATCCACTCGTCGCGCACGGCATCGAAAGGGTCCTTGCCGCGACGTCCGAGTTCACGGTGATCGCCGCGTGCTACTCCGGCAAGGACACCCTCGAGGTCGCTGAGCGCACCCGGCCCGACCTGATCCTGCTCGACGTGCGCCTCGGTGACCTCAACGGCTCCGACGTCTGCCGCGAGCTCGGGACCAGCACGCCGGCAGCGAAGATCGTCATGCTGACCGCCTTCGACGACACCGAGAACCTGCGGCGCTGTTTGGAAGCCGGCGCCGCGGGCGTACTCCTCAAAGGCACCCTCGACCTCGACCTCGTCCAGGCCCTGCGTGACGTCCGCGACGGTCGGCTGGTCGTCGACGCCGGGATCGCCCGAGCGTTGGAAACAGCGAGCGGGCTGCTGAAGACCGATGGTGCCAGCTACCCGCAGTTGCGTCCTCGGGAAGTCGACGTGCTGCG
- a CDS encoding histidine kinase gives MKSIDDVRNLVLATRGLAGLCDLPALVTKACRRLFDLIAADVAAIAIYDGEDTLILGAAEGSTAPLAGIRLPRGVGLGWRALERSMPTTTGNCATDAEHLDDLVEVLVADDIRGLAAVPIEFGGNWLGVMYAGMRGRRVSPRTTLLMNEFGASLAPLIVTAARADRAGQLAVEEDRQRIAQQLHDTAGQLLFKISMSAKEIQQTAAADPETATRSAREIEADAAEASAYLREAMHSLMPTAGALSVTMRRDVATFASRTGIATEVVTLGTPAPAKPELETILLSTLREALHNIEKHAGASAVLVSLAYQSHQLVLAVEDDGKGLPTDFELNPVPGRGSGLGIPGLLQKVNGTGGVLRLAANDDGGTSLRVTIPLVDCP, from the coding sequence GTGAAATCGATCGACGACGTCCGAAACCTTGTGCTCGCCACCCGGGGGCTGGCCGGGCTCTGCGACCTGCCCGCCCTGGTCACCAAGGCCTGCCGGCGACTGTTCGACCTGATCGCCGCCGACGTCGCGGCCATCGCCATCTACGACGGCGAGGACACCCTGATCCTCGGAGCCGCCGAGGGCAGTACCGCGCCGCTGGCCGGGATCCGACTTCCCCGCGGTGTGGGGCTGGGCTGGCGCGCGCTGGAACGCAGCATGCCGACCACCACCGGCAACTGCGCCACCGACGCCGAGCACCTCGACGACCTCGTCGAGGTGCTCGTCGCCGACGACATCCGCGGGCTGGCCGCCGTGCCGATCGAGTTCGGGGGGAACTGGCTCGGGGTGATGTACGCGGGCATGCGCGGACGGCGGGTGTCGCCGCGGACCACGCTGCTGATGAACGAGTTCGGCGCCTCCCTCGCCCCGCTGATCGTCACCGCCGCACGCGCCGACCGGGCGGGACAGCTCGCGGTCGAGGAGGACCGCCAGCGCATCGCCCAGCAACTCCACGACACCGCGGGACAGCTGCTGTTCAAGATCTCGATGTCCGCCAAGGAAATTCAGCAGACCGCCGCTGCCGATCCCGAAACCGCGACCCGGTCCGCCCGGGAGATCGAGGCCGACGCCGCCGAGGCCTCGGCGTACCTGCGCGAAGCCATGCACAGCCTCATGCCGACCGCCGGGGCCCTCTCGGTCACGATGCGTCGGGACGTGGCCACCTTCGCCTCCCGCACCGGCATCGCCACCGAGGTCGTCACCCTGGGCACCCCCGCCCCGGCAAAACCCGAGCTGGAGACCATCCTGCTCTCCACGTTGCGCGAGGCCCTGCACAACATCGAGAAACACGCCGGGGCCAGCGCGGTGCTGGTGTCACTCGCCTACCAGTCCCATCAACTCGTCCTTGCCGTCGAGGACGACGGCAAGGGGCTGCCCACCGACTTCGAACTCAATCCGGTCCCCGGTCGCGGTTCCGGACTGGGCATTCCAGGGCTGTTGCAGAAGGTCAACGGGACCGGCGGCGTCCTGCGGCTGGCGGCCAACGACGACGGTGGCACCAGCCTGCGCGTCACCATCCCACTGGTGGACTGCCCGTGA
- a CDS encoding cupin domain-containing protein: MTTQTAEYARSLITAEDFEPFVVGGEAIGEVHWIRTEGAEGATLAVGLWRSEPQSFPYPFTADETIHALEGELVIDLESGEKVTLRPGDIASFTKGTKSTWTVTQPFKKLFVISG, translated from the coding sequence ATGACTACCCAAACCGCCGAGTACGCCCGCTCTTTGATCACCGCGGAGGATTTCGAGCCGTTCGTGGTGGGCGGGGAGGCCATCGGTGAGGTCCACTGGATCCGAACCGAGGGCGCTGAGGGCGCGACCCTGGCCGTGGGGCTGTGGCGTTCGGAGCCGCAGAGCTTCCCGTACCCGTTCACCGCCGACGAGACGATCCACGCTCTGGAGGGTGAGCTCGTCATCGATCTGGAGAGCGGCGAGAAGGTCACCCTGCGCCCTGGTGACATCGCGTCGTTCACCAAGGGCACCAAGTCGACGTGGACGGTCACCCAGCCGTTCAAGAAGCTGTTCGTCATCAGCGGCTGA